DNA from Nitrospirae bacterium YQR-1:
TCCACAAAAGGGAGCAGGGCACTCTGAGCATTTTCATAACTGCCGTAACTCTGAATAGTACTGATTCCACCGTTTATGAACCATAACTGCACCTGATTTGTCGTTCTGTGCTTAAAGGCTTCAAACGCTAAAAATTCATGGTTACCGGCTAATAGTACCACCTGTTGCGGATATTTTTTCTTAAGCTCTGCTATGTAGCTGACAACTTTCATGCTGTCCGGGCCTCTGTCTATGTAGTCCCCTATGAATATAAGCTTGTCATTTTCAGGATCAAAAACTATCTTTTTTTCTACCAGCGCCACTGTAACCTCAAAGCAGCCGTGAATGTCACCTATAGCTATTTGACGTTTAAACTCCATCCCATATGTTATAACAAATACCCTGATATTTTGCAATCAGGATTTCTACTTGTAATACCAAGTAGCCTCCGAATCGTCTAATACGTAAGCGTCA
Protein-coding regions in this window:
- a CDS encoding serine/threonine protein phosphatase; amino-acid sequence: MQNIRVFVITYGMEFKRQIAIGDIHGCFEVTVALVEKKIVFDPENDKLIFIGDYIDRGPDSMKVVSYIAELKKKYPQQVVLLAGNHEFLAFEAFKHRTTNQVQLWFINGGISTIQSYGSYENAQSALLPFVETLEPYHEIVEAIFVHGGIPIGDTITTATPKSLLWERNYAIYKGKNIIVGHTPHKKVTKYKHAVVIDTGAVFYGKLSGYDVLNDKIYEAVDETIAKNPRG